One genomic segment of Elgaria multicarinata webbii isolate HBS135686 ecotype San Diego chromosome 9, rElgMul1.1.pri, whole genome shotgun sequence includes these proteins:
- the USP15 gene encoding ubiquitin carboxyl-terminal hydrolase 15 isoform X7 produces the protein MAEGGAADLETQRSDVAALLKTALRKGDTWYLVDSRWFKQWKKYVGFDSWDKYQMGDQNVYPGPIDNSGLLKDGDCQSLKEHLIDELDYILLPTEGWNKLVSWYTLMEVQEPIARKADGYFQDSLHG, from the exons ATGGCGGAGGGAGGCGCGGCGGATCTGGAGACCCAGCGCTCGGACGTCGCGGCGCTGCTCAAAACGGCTCTCCGCAAGGGCGACACCTG GTATTTAGTAGATAGCCGCTGGTTCAAACAGTGGAAAAAATATGTTGGATTTGACAGCTGGGACAAATATCAGATGGGAGATCAGAATGTTTATCCTGGTCCTATTGACAATTCTGGACTTCTCAAAG ATGGGGATTGTCAGTCTCTTAAGGAGCATCTCATTGATGAGCTGGACTACATTCTTTTACCAACTGAAGGATGGAACAAACTAGTTAGCTGGTATACGCTTATGGAAGTCCAAGAACCAATTGCACGCAAG